The DNA window TCCTCTTCAGTAAAAAAGAGAAGAAATATTGGATAAAAAATTTTCATTTTCGAAGGATATCGCTACAACAATAGGTTTAGAGTGCGCGGTAATCTACGAGTTCTTAAAAAATAAAAAAACTGATTACATTTCAATAAGTGAATTAAACGACGAGCTAAATTTTTGGCCTAATCAAAAAATAATTGAATACGTCGCCGAGTTAGATCAAAAGGGTTTAATAAGTTTTGACTTAAAAAGGGGAAGATTAAGCATAAAAAACAAAATTAGTAAAACTAAACTCCAAACTCCAAAATCATTTGATAAATCAGAAATGGGGATAAATTGGCAGCCATCAGATGATGTTGTTGAGATTTTGCTTAAAGCAGAAATTAGTGAAGACTTTATTCACAACTTAATTCCTGAATTTAGAGTTTATTGGATGGAGAAACCTGGAATTCATGTGTCATATAATTCAAAGTTCATTGAATATGCTAGGTTCAAGTGGGCTCAATACACTGCAGAGGTAGATACTAGAACGAAACCCTTTGCGATTGATGATAGCTGGCAACCATCAGATGAGTGTAGAGAAGTATTGTCATTATCTGGAATATCAGAGGATTTTGCTAATGAAAAAATTCTTGATTTTATTTTATATTGGAAACAAGACGGCAGAGCTTTCAATACATGGGATGTAAAATTCTTAAATCATGTAAAAACTTGTTGGAATAAAGAAGTTGAAAAAATTAAAAAAGAGCCCAAAATTAATATCGATTTTTATGAAGCTGAAGAAAAACCAAAATCAAAGAAGTCAAACTTAAATCTGAAAAAATACAGAAAAAAATACAATATCTAGCAACTAAAAATAGTTTTTATTGGTATTAAGAACATGAATAAGAAAAATATAAGAATGGCAGCGATTATACTTGGTGGTGTTTTCGTCTGGATGCTTTTAGGACTCTTTGCTCCAAGTGAGAGGAAGCCTGAGATTAGAGATGTTGAAAAACAAACGGTTCTAACTGTAAATTCAGAAGCTCAAGACTATAGTCTGCCAATAAGCATACAGTCAATTTCAGAGGCATTTTCAAAAGTTGATTTACGATCACAAACATCAGAGAAGGTAAAAAAAATTCATTTTCTTGATGGTGAGTTTGTGGAAAAAGATCAAGTTATTTGTGAATTAGAACCAGGACAGAAATATGCAAACTTTAAAAAATCTGAAATACAATATGAGTCATCAAAAAATCTTTATGATAAAGGACTTATTTCTGAATCGGGGTTAGTAACTTCTGAAGCTACATATGAAGCATCTAAAGTTGATTATGAAAGAACAAAAATCAAAGCCTCTTTTAATGGTTTTGTAGAAAACCTAGCAAAAGAAGGGCAGCTCCTTCAGAATGGACAGCTATGTGCTTCTTTGATTTCTTTATCTCCATTAAAGATTGTTGGAAATGTTTCTGAACTTTTAGTTAATAAAGTAAAAATTGGACAGGATGTTACTGTGACATTCCTTTCGGGGGAGGAGTACAAATCAAATTTGACCTTCATAAGCTCTTCAGCTGATAAACAAACTAAAACATTTCAAGTCGAAACTGAAATTGAAAATGTTTCGAACCTTATCAAAGACGGTTTGACCGGCACAATGACAATCTTTACTGACCCAGAAAAAGCACACTTCATTCCAACATCAGCTTTTTTACTAGCCGATAATGGAAATGTTTCGCTAGCTTTAGTTATTGATGGAAAGATAGAAATAGTTGTTGTGAATATTCTTAGAGACACAATTGAAGGGGCTTGGGTTAGTGGGCTGCCAAACTTATCAAGAATAGTAGTAGCGGGTCAAGGATTCGTTACACAGGGCGAAGAGGTAAATTTTAAGGATAAATAATGGGAATTGTTTCAACAGCAGTAACTAAGTTTAGAACAAGTATCTTGATAATGATTTTTTGTGTTCTTGCTGGGATATTAGGTAGAGCAAGTATGCCTATAGCATCAAATCCAAACGTTACATTCCCATGGGTTAATGTTGTTGTTACTCTTGCAGGAGCTTCTCCGGAAGACATGGCAAGACTTGTTGCAAAACCTATCGAAAATAGATTCTTAAGACTAGAGGGACAAGAAGAAGTCTTTTCAGTAAGTGGACAAAGCTATACCTATGTTAGAGTTAAATACGATATTGATTATGATATTGATCAAGCAATATTAGATGTTGAAAGAGCTGTTGGAGAGGTAAGAAACCAACTACCTCCTGAAGCAGAAGATCC is part of the SAR86 cluster bacterium genome and encodes:
- a CDS encoding DnaT-like ssDNA-binding domain-containing protein, whose product is MDKKFSFSKDIATTIGLECAVIYEFLKNKKTDYISISELNDELNFWPNQKIIEYVAELDQKGLISFDLKRGRLSIKNKISKTKLQTPKSFDKSEMGINWQPSDDVVEILLKAEISEDFIHNLIPEFRVYWMEKPGIHVSYNSKFIEYARFKWAQYTAEVDTRTKPFAIDDSWQPSDECREVLSLSGISEDFANEKILDFILYWKQDGRAFNTWDVKFLNHVKTCWNKEVEKIKKEPKINIDFYEAEEKPKSKKSNLNLKKYRKKYNI
- a CDS encoding efflux RND transporter periplasmic adaptor subunit, translating into MAAIILGGVFVWMLLGLFAPSERKPEIRDVEKQTVLTVNSEAQDYSLPISIQSISEAFSKVDLRSQTSEKVKKIHFLDGEFVEKDQVICELEPGQKYANFKKSEIQYESSKNLYDKGLISESGLVTSEATYEASKVDYERTKIKASFNGFVENLAKEGQLLQNGQLCASLISLSPLKIVGNVSELLVNKVKIGQDVTVTFLSGEEYKSNLTFISSSADKQTKTFQVETEIENVSNLIKDGLTGTMTIFTDPEKAHFIPTSAFLLADNGNVSLALVIDGKIEIVVVNILRDTIEGAWVSGLPNLSRIVVAGQGFVTQGEEVNFKDK